In Salinisphaera sp. LB1, one genomic interval encodes:
- a CDS encoding class I SAM-dependent methyltransferase: protein MNAPTPSSHAGQAVYTRHNLARYDTLVLRASNRWIWRCPTSRLRADYDRHVAAAHLDVGVGTGYFLDHCHFPVPRPRLTLFDLNAEALAHAAARVARHEPRTERVDVLAPIAVETEPFGSIAMNYLLHCLPGPMTYKARAFDHLIPYLAPGGVLFGATILSAGVRRSAAARRLMALYNARGIFDNVGDSLVGLRDELEARFDDVRMIVTGCVARFAVRQHSGHERPQAPTGRSA, encoded by the coding sequence GAACGCACCGACCCCGTCCTCGCACGCCGGCCAGGCTGTCTATACCCGGCACAATCTGGCACGCTACGACACCTTGGTGCTGCGAGCCTCGAACCGCTGGATCTGGCGCTGCCCGACGTCCAGACTGCGCGCCGATTACGATCGCCACGTGGCCGCCGCCCATCTCGACGTGGGCGTCGGCACCGGTTATTTCCTCGATCATTGCCATTTTCCCGTGCCCAGACCGCGTCTGACGCTGTTCGACCTCAACGCCGAGGCACTGGCGCATGCCGCAGCGCGCGTCGCCCGCCATGAACCGCGCACCGAGCGCGTCGATGTGCTGGCCCCGATCGCGGTCGAGACCGAGCCCTTCGGCTCGATCGCGATGAACTATCTGCTGCACTGCCTGCCCGGGCCGATGACATACAAGGCCCGGGCCTTCGATCACCTGATCCCCTATCTGGCGCCGGGTGGCGTGTTGTTCGGCGCCACCATCCTGTCCGCGGGTGTACGTCGCTCGGCCGCGGCGAGGCGCCTGATGGCGCTGTACAACGCGCGCGGCATCTTCGACAACGTCGGCGACAGCCTGGTCGGCCTGCGCGACGAACTCGAGGCTCGGTTCGACGATGTGCGGATGATCGTGACCGGCTGCGTGGCGCGATTCGCGGTTCGACAACACAGTGGCCATGAGCGTCCGCAGGCGCCGACCGGGCGCAGCGCGTGA
- a CDS encoding trimeric intracellular cation channel family protein, which translates to MNHLLPVLDLAGTFVFAISGAMAGVNKRLDIFGVAVLAFAAGNAGGILRDVLIGAAPPAAIGHWRYVVVSLTAALVAFFGHRLIERIQSPVSIFDAAGLALFAVVGTRKALDFGLHPIMAAVLGMLTGIGGGIVRDVLLARIPAVLHAELYAVAALAGAAMVVLGAVLALPPAATAIAGAALCFGLRFMALRHGWRLPVPRMPD; encoded by the coding sequence GTGAACCATCTGCTACCGGTGCTGGATCTGGCGGGCACATTCGTGTTCGCGATCAGTGGCGCGATGGCCGGCGTGAACAAGCGGCTCGATATCTTCGGCGTCGCCGTACTGGCGTTCGCGGCCGGCAACGCCGGCGGCATTCTGCGCGACGTGCTCATCGGCGCCGCGCCGCCGGCGGCGATCGGTCATTGGCGCTATGTGGTGGTATCGCTGACCGCGGCGCTGGTGGCTTTTTTCGGCCATCGCCTGATCGAACGCATCCAGAGCCCGGTCTCGATCTTCGATGCCGCCGGACTGGCCTTGTTCGCGGTGGTCGGCACCCGCAAGGCGCTGGATTTCGGCCTCCACCCGATCATGGCAGCCGTGCTCGGCATGCTCACCGGGATCGGCGGCGGCATCGTGCGCGATGTTCTACTGGCGCGTATTCCGGCAGTGCTGCACGCCGAACTCTATGCGGTGGCCGCGCTCGCGGGGGCCGCGATGGTCGTGCTCGGCGCGGTTCTGGCGCTGCCGCCGGCGGCTACGGCTATTGCGGGCGCCGCCCTATGCTTCGGCCTGCGGTTCATGGCACTGCGCCACGGCTGGCGGCTGCCCGTGCCCCGTATGCCGGACTAG
- a CDS encoding IS110 family transposase has product MTVYIGIDVSKRKFDCAWLRDPDRVKVKTKVFGNDTAGHAAVLDWLAQQTGTPADQIHIIMEATGIYHEALAQALYEAGLGVSVMNPAQVREFAKSLGVRGKNDRKDSVVLARYGAARRPRLWQPEPAAVRGLKARLARLEALDKDIQRERNRREKAEVVQAEEIIASIDTVLDALRAERDRLTRDIDDHFDRHPALKKDRALLESVPGIGPTVSRRLLATLRSRDFTSARQAAAFIGVIPVPWDSGSSVHGPPRLSKAGNPKLRQLLYMAAIVSTKHNPDIAAQYQRLTARGKSDMSALGGAMRKLVHLAYGVLKHQTPYQPQGAT; this is encoded by the coding sequence ATGACCGTCTACATCGGCATTGACGTCAGTAAACGCAAATTCGACTGTGCCTGGCTGCGGGATCCTGATCGGGTCAAGGTCAAGACCAAGGTCTTTGGCAACGACACCGCGGGGCACGCGGCTGTATTGGACTGGCTGGCGCAGCAGACCGGCACGCCGGCCGATCAAATCCACATCATCATGGAAGCGACCGGGATTTATCACGAAGCCTTGGCTCAGGCGCTTTATGAGGCCGGTTTGGGCGTGTCCGTGATGAACCCCGCGCAGGTCCGGGAGTTTGCCAAAAGCCTGGGAGTGCGCGGCAAGAACGACCGGAAAGACAGCGTCGTTCTGGCCCGCTATGGGGCGGCTCGTCGCCCGCGGCTGTGGCAACCCGAACCTGCGGCGGTGCGTGGACTCAAGGCGCGTCTCGCCCGTCTTGAGGCGCTCGATAAGGATATTCAACGCGAGCGCAATCGCCGGGAAAAGGCCGAGGTCGTTCAGGCCGAAGAGATCATCGCGTCGATCGATACGGTGCTCGACGCGCTACGGGCCGAACGCGATCGGTTGACGCGCGATATTGACGATCATTTCGATCGCCATCCCGCGCTGAAAAAAGATCGCGCTTTATTAGAGTCGGTGCCCGGCATTGGCCCCACCGTATCGCGGCGCCTGCTGGCCACACTGCGAAGCCGCGACTTCACCAGTGCCCGCCAAGCCGCGGCCTTCATCGGCGTCATCCCGGTGCCGTGGGATTCGGGAAGTTCGGTCCATGGACCGCCGCGTCTATCCAAGGCCGGTAATCCTAAACTGCGACAACTGCTCTATATGGCCGCCATCGTCAGCACCAAACACAACCCGGATATCGCGGCCCAGTATCAACGCTTAACAGCACGCGGTAAAAGCGATATGAGCGCCCTCGGCGGCGCCATGCGCAAGCTCGTCCATCTCGCGTATGGCGTGCTTAAGCACCAGACGCCCTATCAACCCCAAGGCGCTACATGA
- a CDS encoding branched-chain amino acid ABC transporter permease, translated as MSYLGLYHYGLYFLATAGIFGILALGLNLQWGLSGVFNLGIAGFFAIGAYASALLTGAPDPGHWGGFSLPLPVGAIAAMIISGAVALVIGAATIRLRSDYLAIATLGIAEIIRLVIKNTGDLTGGVRGIAGIPSPFHADSQLVLLIVVLAVIVVLYWLVERARVSPWGRVLRGIRENEDAAMAAGKYVTRFRLEAFVVGSAFMGLGGALYASSIGFISPEAFRPEYGTFLIWVMLIAGGSGNNVGVLVGTFLVWLVWSFSSLLTDLLPGGLATQAGAVRIFLIGLLLQVILLVRPEGLFPEKSPRLIGRPRTDAESRHTPDES; from the coding sequence ATGAGTTACCTCGGTCTTTACCATTACGGCCTGTACTTTCTCGCCACGGCCGGCATCTTCGGCATTCTGGCCCTCGGCCTGAACCTGCAGTGGGGTCTGTCGGGGGTGTTCAACCTGGGCATCGCCGGCTTCTTTGCCATCGGGGCCTATGCCAGCGCGCTGCTGACCGGCGCGCCGGACCCGGGGCACTGGGGCGGCTTTTCACTGCCGCTGCCGGTGGGTGCGATCGCGGCGATGATCATCTCGGGGGCGGTGGCCCTTGTCATCGGCGCCGCCACGATCCGATTACGATCGGATTATCTCGCCATCGCAACGCTGGGCATCGCCGAAATCATCCGCCTGGTGATCAAGAACACCGGTGATCTGACCGGTGGCGTGCGCGGCATCGCCGGTATTCCGTCGCCGTTTCATGCCGACAGCCAGCTGGTGTTGCTGATTGTCGTGCTGGCGGTGATCGTTGTCCTCTACTGGCTGGTCGAGCGGGCGCGGGTATCGCCCTGGGGTCGCGTGCTGCGCGGCATCCGCGAGAATGAAGACGCCGCCATGGCGGCGGGCAAGTACGTCACGCGGTTTCGGCTCGAGGCATTCGTGGTCGGGTCGGCCTTCATGGGTCTCGGCGGCGCGCTCTATGCCAGCTCCATTGGCTTCATCAGCCCGGAAGCGTTCCGGCCGGAATACGGCACCTTCCTGATATGGGTGATGCTGATCGCCGGCGGCAGCGGCAACAACGTCGGCGTGTTGGTGGGCACCTTTCTGGTGTGGCTGGTCTGGTCGTTCTCCAGCCTGTTGACCGACCTCTTGCCCGGCGGGCTCGCCACCCAGGCCGGCGCCGTGCGGATCTTTCTGATCGGTCTGTTGCTGCAGGTCATTCTATTGGTCCGCCCGGAAGGCCTGTTTCCCGAAAAATCGCCCCGGTTGATCGGGCGACCCCGCACTGACGCCGAGAGCCGGCACACACCGGACGAAAGCTAA
- a CDS encoding branched-chain amino acid ABC transporter permease — protein MDILQLTYNGIVLGSILALGAIGLTMIFGVLRFAHFAHGDLMTVGAYIAFTFVHWLGWPIWLAAIPAIILTSVIAVILDQLFYRRMRRVAPVILLISSFATALMLRALVQIIWGPDNQVYETGISIPYRVAGLVVTPDSLKVLVGAVVMVVVVHLFLAHTKMGKAMRAMSDNVDLARLSGVPVKRVIFWTWVFAGALTAVAGILLGMDTRLIPTMGWNTLLPIFAATILGGVGRPYGAILGGLVIGLAMNYSVLIMPSAYKLAVAFVIMIGVLILRPQGLLKGISL, from the coding sequence ATGGACATACTGCAGCTGACCTACAACGGCATCGTGCTGGGCAGCATTCTGGCGCTCGGCGCGATCGGGCTGACCATGATCTTCGGCGTGCTGCGGTTTGCGCATTTCGCCCACGGGGATCTGATGACGGTGGGCGCCTACATCGCCTTCACCTTCGTCCACTGGCTGGGCTGGCCAATCTGGCTGGCCGCGATTCCGGCGATCATTCTGACCTCGGTGATCGCGGTGATTCTCGACCAGCTGTTCTACCGTCGCATGCGTCGGGTGGCGCCGGTGATCCTGCTGATCTCCTCGTTTGCGACCGCGCTCATGCTGCGCGCGCTTGTACAGATCATCTGGGGCCCGGACAACCAGGTTTACGAGACCGGCATCAGCATTCCCTACCGCGTGGCTGGCCTCGTGGTCACCCCGGACAGCCTCAAGGTACTCGTTGGCGCGGTGGTGATGGTGGTCGTGGTGCATCTTTTTCTCGCCCATACCAAGATGGGCAAGGCCATGCGCGCGATGAGCGATAACGTTGACCTGGCGCGGCTGTCGGGCGTGCCCGTCAAACGGGTGATCTTCTGGACCTGGGTGTTCGCCGGGGCGCTGACCGCGGTCGCCGGCATCCTGCTCGGCATGGACACCCGCCTGATCCCGACCATGGGCTGGAATACGCTGCTGCCGATCTTCGCCGCGACCATCCTGGGCGGCGTCGGTCGGCCCTATGGCGCTATTCTCGGCGGCCTCGTCATCGGTCTGGCGATGAATTATTCGGTGCTGATCATGCCTTCGGCCTACAAGCTCGCCGTGGCGTTCGTCATCATGATCGGCGTACTGATCCTCCGCCCGCAGGGCCTGCTCAAGGGCATCAGTCTATGA
- a CDS encoding ABC transporter ATP-binding protein, with amino-acid sequence MSERNQPMLAVEKVSGGYGDVDILHAVDLEVRAGELVVIVGPNGAGKSTLMKAAFGLVRINAGSVRLAGEDITNVSPDRLVHKGMSYVPQERNVFPTLSVQENLEMGAYIRKDDARPQMERIFDLFPRLKERRRQPAGLMSGGERQMVAMGRALMIEPKLLFLDEPTAGLAPAYVHQVFDWIKEINAQNISILMVEQNAKQALRIADRGYVLATGQNRHEDTGQALLADPEVADMFLGGR; translated from the coding sequence ATGAGTGAGCGCAATCAACCCATGCTGGCGGTCGAGAAGGTCAGCGGTGGCTACGGCGACGTCGACATTCTTCACGCGGTGGACCTGGAAGTTCGGGCGGGCGAACTGGTGGTCATCGTCGGCCCCAACGGCGCCGGCAAGTCGACCCTGATGAAGGCCGCCTTCGGCCTCGTGCGGATCAATGCCGGCAGCGTGCGCCTGGCCGGTGAGGACATCACCAACGTCAGCCCGGACCGGCTGGTGCACAAGGGCATGTCGTACGTACCGCAGGAACGCAACGTGTTCCCGACGCTCAGCGTCCAGGAAAACCTGGAGATGGGCGCCTATATCCGCAAGGATGACGCGCGCCCGCAGATGGAGCGCATCTTCGATCTGTTCCCGCGCCTCAAGGAGCGCCGCCGCCAGCCGGCGGGGCTGATGTCAGGCGGCGAGCGCCAGATGGTGGCGATGGGCCGCGCGCTGATGATCGAGCCGAAGCTGCTTTTTCTCGACGAACCCACCGCCGGCCTGGCGCCGGCCTACGTGCATCAGGTGTTCGACTGGATCAAGGAGATCAATGCACAGAACATCAGCATTCTCATGGTGGAGCAGAACGCCAAGCAGGCGTTGCGCATCGCCGATCGCGGCTACGTGCTGGCTACCGGTCAGAACCGGCACGAGGATACCGGCCAGGCGCTGCTCGCCGATCCGGAAGTCGCGGACATGTTCCTGGGGGGACGATAG
- a CDS encoding ABC transporter ATP-binding protein has protein sequence MIKIEKISKSFGGIRAVNECSFEVAKGSITGLIGPNGAGKSTLFGIVAGFIKPDSGRILLDGEDVAGVAPHRLFRRGLVRTFQTPHEFSRMTIRENLMLVPEGQSGESLLQSWLHWGQVKAEERALLDRVDDVLGFLNLAHVADEKAGNVSGGQKKLLELGRTMMTDAKVVLLDEPGAGVNRTLLATLAEAIERLNRERGYTFCVIEHDMDLIGRLCDPVVVMANGSVIAEGDFDSVRSNRQVIDAYLGGEAA, from the coding sequence TTGATAAAAATCGAGAAGATATCCAAGTCGTTCGGCGGTATTCGTGCCGTCAATGAATGCTCATTCGAGGTCGCCAAGGGCAGCATTACCGGGCTGATCGGGCCCAACGGCGCCGGCAAGTCCACCCTGTTCGGCATTGTCGCCGGCTTCATCAAGCCCGATTCGGGGCGGATCCTGCTCGATGGCGAGGACGTGGCCGGAGTCGCGCCGCACCGGCTGTTCCGGCGCGGCCTGGTGCGCACCTTTCAGACGCCGCATGAATTCTCGCGCATGACCATCCGCGAGAACCTGATGCTCGTGCCCGAAGGCCAGAGCGGCGAGAGTCTGCTGCAGTCCTGGCTGCACTGGGGGCAAGTCAAGGCTGAAGAGCGCGCGCTGCTGGACCGGGTCGACGATGTGCTCGGCTTTCTCAATCTCGCGCACGTGGCCGACGAGAAGGCGGGCAATGTCTCCGGCGGCCAGAAGAAGCTGCTCGAACTCGGTCGCACCATGATGACCGACGCGAAGGTGGTGCTGCTGGACGAGCCCGGCGCGGGGGTCAATCGTACGTTGCTGGCCACGCTGGCCGAGGCGATCGAGCGGCTCAATCGCGAGCGCGGCTATACCTTCTGCGTGATCGAGCACGACATGGACCTGATCGGACGCCTGTGCGATCCGGTGGTGGTCATGGCCAACGGTAGCGTGATCGCGGAGGGCGATTTCGACAGCGTGCGCAGTAACCGGCAGGTCATCGATGCCTATCTCGGCGGCGAGGCGGCCTGA
- a CDS encoding ABC transporter substrate-binding protein: protein MINKKWIAVAALAAGCAPLAAMAAQTPLRLGAVLALTGDLQSQGVPGLNGVKLAAQEINDAGGVLGSPVKIYSGDTQTLPQPGVAAAQKLVNANSVVGLVGAMSSGVTIPIALSVSKPNHIPQISTASTSPKITHLDDDDYLFRTIPSDAFQGVALAKVVHDAGVNKVGIIYVNNDYGEGLKDAFAKAYKADGGSVVASAAYEQKQASYDAEISQAYGDGSTQSLVLIGYPENGQTILRQSLEGGKFNRFFFADGMKSTALVKNLGAKYLNGSLGTVPQANTDTPAAKHFEQAYKKAYGQLPPQPYIDTAYDATYLLALAAEDAKTTTDSKAIKDHLRDVADPPGVKIYPGQWKKAVKLLQAGKKIDYVGAAGDENFDQHGDVAGSYAKWTIKNGKIQTVSIFTPSKQ, encoded by the coding sequence ATGATCAATAAGAAATGGATCGCGGTCGCTGCTCTGGCCGCCGGCTGTGCACCATTGGCGGCCATGGCGGCGCAGACGCCGCTGCGTCTTGGTGCAGTACTCGCCTTGACCGGCGACCTGCAGTCCCAGGGCGTGCCGGGTCTGAACGGCGTCAAACTCGCGGCGCAGGAAATCAACGATGCCGGCGGCGTGCTTGGCTCGCCGGTCAAGATCTATTCGGGGGATACCCAGACCCTGCCGCAACCGGGGGTGGCGGCGGCGCAGAAGCTGGTGAATGCGAACAGTGTGGTGGGCCTGGTGGGCGCCATGTCCAGCGGCGTGACCATCCCGATCGCCCTGTCGGTAAGCAAGCCAAACCATATTCCACAGATTTCGACCGCGTCCACGTCGCCCAAGATCACCCATCTGGATGACGACGACTATTTGTTCCGCACCATTCCGTCAGATGCGTTCCAGGGCGTGGCGCTGGCCAAGGTCGTGCACGACGCCGGCGTGAACAAGGTCGGCATCATCTATGTCAACAACGACTACGGCGAAGGGCTGAAGGACGCCTTCGCCAAGGCCTACAAGGCCGATGGCGGCAGCGTCGTGGCCTCGGCCGCCTACGAGCAGAAACAGGCCTCCTACGATGCGGAAATCAGCCAGGCCTACGGCGACGGCTCGACCCAGTCGCTGGTGCTCATCGGCTATCCCGAGAACGGTCAGACGATCCTGCGTCAGTCGTTGGAAGGCGGTAAGTTCAACCGGTTCTTCTTCGCCGACGGCATGAAATCGACGGCGCTGGTGAAGAATCTGGGCGCGAAGTATCTCAACGGTTCGCTGGGCACGGTCCCGCAGGCGAATACCGATACGCCGGCGGCCAAGCATTTCGAGCAGGCGTACAAGAAGGCCTACGGTCAGCTGCCGCCGCAGCCCTATATCGACACCGCCTATGACGCGACCTATCTGCTCGCACTCGCCGCCGAGGACGCCAAGACGACGACCGATAGCAAGGCGATCAAGGATCATCTGCGCGACGTGGCGGATCCGCCCGGCGTCAAGATCTATCCCGGGCAATGGAAGAAGGCGGTCAAGCTGCTGCAGGCCGGCAAGAAAATAGACTATGTCGGTGCCGCCGGCGATGAGAACTTCGATCAGCATGGCGACGTCGCCGGCAGCTACGCGAAGTGGACCATCAAGAACGGCAAGATCCAGACGGTCAGTATCTTCACGCCGTCCAAGCAGTAG
- a CDS encoding APC family permease, translating into MSESADHNPTLERSLGLGSVVLTGVAYMAPMIVLGTFGVVAEASNGTVPTAYIVTLIAMLFTAYSYGRMARAYPVSGSAYTYVGKGIGPKLGFLAGWLILLDYFFLPLVIWLIGAAFLSPEFPGVPTWVWIVAFIGLTTALNIIGIKVATGVNFVLMAFQILVLVIFVALSFGHFFAGDTGATALTPFFNPHTSVAAISAGAALAAYSFIGFDAVTTLTEETKDPKRNIPRAVIITALIGGVVFIITSYAVELAHPGTHFKETDSAAYEIAMTIGGNLFASLFIAGMVVTQFASGIAAQATASRLLFAMGRDGVLPRRVFAFVAPKLHTPVFSIALIGIVGLAAIGMSVSTSTSFINFGAFSAFTLVNLSVIMHFWRERSHISVGSIIGWFIAPLIGAAIDAYLLFSLDTPAHVVGGIWLVLGLAMLAWLTRGFTQAPPEMAIEE; encoded by the coding sequence ATGAGCGAATCAGCCGACCATAATCCCACCCTGGAACGAAGCCTCGGGCTCGGTTCTGTGGTGCTCACCGGGGTGGCCTACATGGCGCCGATGATCGTGCTGGGCACGTTCGGCGTGGTGGCCGAGGCCTCCAACGGTACGGTGCCCACGGCCTACATCGTGACCCTGATCGCCATGCTGTTCACGGCGTACAGCTACGGCCGCATGGCGCGCGCCTATCCGGTCTCCGGTTCGGCCTATACCTATGTCGGCAAGGGCATCGGGCCCAAGCTCGGCTTTCTTGCCGGCTGGCTCATCCTGCTGGATTATTTCTTTCTGCCGTTGGTGATCTGGCTGATCGGCGCCGCGTTTCTCTCGCCCGAGTTTCCGGGAGTGCCGACCTGGGTGTGGATCGTCGCCTTCATTGGGCTGACCACGGCGCTCAACATCATCGGCATCAAAGTGGCCACGGGCGTGAATTTCGTGCTCATGGCATTCCAGATCCTGGTGCTGGTGATCTTCGTGGCCCTGAGCTTCGGCCATTTCTTCGCCGGCGATACCGGCGCCACGGCGCTCACGCCGTTTTTCAATCCGCACACGTCGGTGGCGGCGATCTCCGCGGGCGCGGCGCTGGCGGCTTATTCCTTCATCGGTTTCGATGCCGTGACCACGCTTACCGAGGAAACCAAGGATCCGAAGCGCAATATCCCGCGGGCGGTGATTATCACCGCGCTGATCGGCGGCGTCGTGTTCATTATCACCAGCTACGCGGTCGAACTGGCGCATCCGGGCACCCACTTCAAGGAAACCGACTCGGCGGCCTACGAGATCGCCATGACGATCGGCGGCAATCTGTTCGCCTCGCTGTTCATCGCCGGCATGGTTGTCACCCAGTTCGCATCGGGCATCGCCGCCCAGGCCACCGCCTCGCGCCTGTTGTTTGCCATGGGCCGCGACGGCGTGCTGCCCAGGCGCGTGTTCGCCTTCGTGGCGCCGAAGCTGCACACGCCGGTGTTCAGCATTGCGCTGATCGGCATCGTCGGCCTGGCCGCGATCGGCATGAGCGTGAGTACGTCGACCTCGTTCATCAATTTCGGGGCGTTCAGCGCCTTCACGCTGGTCAATCTGAGTGTGATCATGCACTTTTGGCGCGAGCGCTCGCATATCAGCGTCGGCAGCATCATCGGCTGGTTCATCGCCCCCTTGATCGGCGCGGCGATCGACGCCTATCTGTTGTTCAGCCTGGATACGCCGGCGCATGTGGTCGGCGGCATCTGGCTGGTGCTTGGCCTGGCCATGCTGGCCTGGCTGACGCGCGGCTTCACCCAGGCGCCGCCGGAGATGGCGATCGAGGAATGA
- a CDS encoding YkgJ family cysteine cluster protein, which translates to MHPCMTCGACCATYRVAFHWLETEASPSHDGVPVALTEALDPHRLVMRGTRNTPTRCVALAAEIGRAAHCRIYERRPSVCREVAASWEFGQASPQCDRARSAHGLVPLTPAAWPDLMRPAAAANEHGGYRDDEPPSPACPPFAA; encoded by the coding sequence ATGCATCCGTGTATGACCTGTGGCGCGTGCTGCGCCACGTATCGTGTGGCCTTTCACTGGCTGGAAACCGAGGCATCGCCGAGCCACGACGGCGTGCCGGTCGCCCTGACCGAAGCCCTCGACCCGCACCGTCTGGTCATGCGGGGAACGCGCAATACGCCGACGCGTTGTGTGGCCCTGGCAGCCGAGATCGGCCGCGCTGCGCACTGTCGTATCTATGAACGCCGGCCGAGCGTTTGCCGCGAGGTCGCGGCATCCTGGGAATTCGGGCAGGCCAGTCCGCAGTGCGACCGGGCGCGCTCGGCGCACGGGCTGGTGCCGCTGACGCCGGCCGCCTGGCCCGACCTGATGCGCCCCGCGGCAGCGGCCAACGAGCATGGCGGCTACCGCGACGACGAGCCGCCGTCGCCTGCCTGCCCGCCGTTCGCCGCCTAG
- a CDS encoding cold-shock protein produces the protein MSKGTVKWFSSEKGFGFIAPEDGSNDLFVHHSQIQSGGGFATLNDGQAVEFEVGEGKKGPCANNVVPL, from the coding sequence ATGTCCAAAGGCACAGTGAAGTGGTTCAGTTCCGAAAAAGGCTTCGGCTTTATCGCTCCTGAAGACGGCAGCAACGATCTGTTCGTGCATCATTCCCAAATTCAGAGCGGCGGCGGTTTCGCCACGCTCAACGACGGCCAAGCGGTCGAGTTCGAAGTTGGCGAAGGCAAGAAGGGCCCCTGCGCCAACAACGTGGTCCCGCTCTAA
- a CDS encoding YaiI/YqxD family protein, whose product MQIWVDADACPVAVKQTLYRAARRTGIAVTLVANRPLQVPRLPQVSAVQVAPGFDVADDEIAQRLEAGDLVVTSDIALAAAVLERGGAALSPRGEVFSADDIAAKQTMRDFMDTLRGSGIHGGGAPPLGPRERQAFANALDRWLAQARKS is encoded by the coding sequence GTGCAGATATGGGTGGATGCGGACGCTTGTCCGGTCGCGGTGAAACAGACGCTGTATCGCGCGGCCAGGCGCACCGGCATCGCGGTGACCCTGGTCGCCAATCGCCCGCTGCAGGTGCCTCGTCTGCCGCAGGTCAGCGCCGTGCAGGTGGCCCCGGGTTTTGACGTGGCGGACGACGAGATCGCCCAGCGTCTGGAAGCCGGTGATCTGGTCGTTACCTCGGATATCGCGCTGGCGGCGGCCGTGCTGGAACGGGGCGGCGCCGCGCTGAGCCCGCGCGGCGAGGTCTTCTCGGCCGATGACATTGCCGCCAAGCAGACCATGCGCGATTTCATGGATACCTTGCGGGGCAGCGGGATCCACGGCGGCGGCGCGCCGCCGCTGGGGCCGCGCGAACGCCAGGCGTTTGCCAACGCGCTGGATCGCTGGCTCGCACAGGCGCGCAAATCCTGA